A DNA window from Christiangramia salexigens contains the following coding sequences:
- a CDS encoding CsbD family protein: protein MNEDQLQGKWKQIRGEFKQKYGRLTDDDVTFSEGKFDEMLGRMQEKTGKSKEELKKEIDKW, encoded by the coding sequence ATGAATGAAGATCAGTTACAAGGAAAATGGAAACAAATCAGAGGTGAATTCAAACAGAAATACGGAAGACTAACCGATGATGATGTAACCTTTTCTGAAGGGAAATTTGATGAAATGCTAGGTAGAATGCAAGAGAAAACCGGCAAGTCTAAGGAAGAATTGAAAAAGGAAATAGATAAGTGGTGA